From the genome of Thermostichus vulcanus str. 'Rupite', one region includes:
- the cas1 gene encoding CRISPR-associated endonuclease Cas1, whose amino-acid sequence MTTLYLTEPGTVVQCRNQALLIRWRNQERLCRLSEIELVVILPGIQVSSGALAELLDRGIETIFLRADGSFRGRLQGPFSTYPELRLAQYQRIHSPWGLEWACKIVRGKIRNQRAILQLRNRATRGRIAPLQEGIDVIAAYLQQLDRSVPPLERETLMGLEGICARTYYQSLRHYFPPAWKFTGRNRQPPLDPINALLSWGYGVLLARVFSAVVMAGLDPYLGFFHANLPYRPNLVLDMMEEFRPLVVDWAVIQVIKAELLTPEDFEPSPDGTGIWLGSLAKKLFLGELERRFREPLFYPPQSRRLALSQIVLEQARWLSRCLISGDLDYEAMGLR is encoded by the coding sequence ATGACCACCCTCTACCTAACGGAGCCTGGAACGGTTGTCCAGTGCCGAAACCAGGCTCTGCTCATCCGTTGGCGTAACCAAGAACGGCTTTGTCGGCTCTCTGAGATCGAGCTGGTGGTGATCCTGCCCGGGATCCAAGTGAGCAGTGGGGCCTTGGCAGAGTTACTGGATCGGGGTATTGAAACCATTTTCCTGCGGGCTGATGGCAGCTTTCGTGGGCGCTTGCAGGGGCCATTTTCCACCTATCCGGAGCTTCGGCTGGCCCAATACCAGAGGATTCATTCCCCTTGGGGGTTGGAGTGGGCTTGCAAAATCGTCCGGGGCAAAATTCGTAACCAACGGGCGATTCTGCAACTGCGCAACCGTGCTACCCGTGGCCGAATTGCCCCCTTGCAGGAGGGGATTGATGTAATTGCTGCCTACCTTCAGCAGTTGGATCGCTCTGTACCGCCCTTAGAACGGGAAACATTGATGGGACTTGAGGGCATTTGTGCCCGCACCTATTACCAATCCTTGCGCCATTACTTTCCCCCTGCCTGGAAGTTCACTGGCCGTAACCGACAGCCTCCCCTCGACCCCATTAATGCACTCCTCAGTTGGGGCTATGGAGTATTGCTGGCACGGGTTTTCTCAGCAGTGGTGATGGCTGGGTTGGATCCCTATCTCGGCTTTTTCCATGCCAATCTGCCCTATCGTCCCAACTTGGTTCTGGACATGATGGAGGAATTCCGACCCCTGGTGGTGGATTGGGCAGTTATCCAGGTGATCAAAGCGGAGTTGCTCACTCCAGAAGATTTTGAACCCTCACCGGATGGAACGGGAATATGGCTGGGATCCCTAGCCAAGAAGCTGTTCTTAGGGGAGTTAGAACGGCGCTTCCGGGAGCCGTTGTTCTATCCACCTCAATCTCGCCGCTTAGCTCTGAGTCAAATTGTGCTGGAGCAAGCCCGCTGGTTAAGCCGTTGCCTAATCAGTGGCGATCTGGATTACGAAGCAATGGGGCTGCGCTAA
- the cas2 gene encoding CRISPR-associated endonuclease Cas2: MLWLVCYDVVDDKRRQKLAKRLEQYCQRVQYSVFECPLQTADLEGKLERLWLPLLNLEEDSLRAYPLDATAKERTKVFGGPPPYEPPDYVIF, translated from the coding sequence ATGCTGTGGTTGGTTTGTTACGACGTAGTCGACGATAAGCGCCGACAAAAGCTGGCTAAGCGGTTGGAGCAATACTGCCAACGGGTGCAATATTCTGTGTTTGAGTGCCCGTTGCAAACTGCCGATCTGGAGGGAAAGTTGGAACGCTTGTGGTTGCCATTGCTAAACCTGGAGGAAGACAGCTTGCGGGCTTATCCCCTAGATGCCACTGCCAAGGAACGGACCAAGGTTTTTGGTGGGCCTCCTCCCTATGAACCTCCCGATTACGTGATCTTCTGA